A stretch of the Pan troglodytes isolate AG18354 chromosome 20, NHGRI_mPanTro3-v2.0_pri, whole genome shotgun sequence genome encodes the following:
- the LOC748368 gene encoding sialic acid-binding Ig-like lectin 16 isoform X2: MVTAPPPGFLPEEFPSQPGWPRSQMVLGQAQPQSPEMLLLPLLLPVLGAGSLNKDPSYSLQVQRQVPVPEGLCVIVSCNLSYPRDGWDESTAAYGYWFKRWTSPKTGAPVATNNQSREVEMSTRDRFQLTGDPGKGSCSLVIRDAQREDEAWYFFRVERGSYVRYNFMNNGFFLKVTALTQKPDVYTPETLEPGQPVTVICVFNWAFKKCPAPSFSWTGAALSPRRTRPSTSHFSVLSFTPSPQDHDTDLTCHVDFSRKGVSAQRTVGLRLAYAPKDLIISISHDNTSALELQGNVIYLEVQKGQFLRLLCAADSQPPATLSWILQDRVLSSSHPWGPRTLGLELPGVKAGDSGRYTCRAENRLGSQQRALDLSVQYPPENLRVMVSQANRTVLENLGNGTSLRVLEGQSLRLVCVTHSSPPARLSWTWGEQTVGPSQPSDPGVLELPRVQMEHEGEFTCYGWHPLGSQRVSLSFSVHCKSGPMTGVVLVAVGEVAMKILLLCLCLILLRVRSCRRKAARAALGMEAADAVTDSSPDSRLLPDASSSSSSTV; this comes from the exons ATGGTCACTGCCCCTCCACCAGGCTTCCTGCCGGAGGAGTTTCCTTCCCAGCCAGGCTGGCCCAGAAGCCAGATGGTCCTGGGACAGGCCCAGCCCCAGAGCCCAGAGAtgctgctgctgcccctgctgcTGCCCGTGCTGGGGGCGG GGTCCCTGAACAAGGATCCCAGTTACAGTCTTCAAGTGCAGAGGCAGGTGCCGGTGCCGGAGGGCTTGTGTGTCATCGTGTCTTGCAACCTCTCCTACCCCCGGGATGGCTGGGACGAGTCTACTGCTGCTTATGGCTACTGGTTCAAACGATGGACCAGCCCAAAGACGGGTGCTCCTGTGGCCACAAACAACCAGAGTCGAGAGGTGGAAATGAGCACCCGGGACCGATTCCAGCTCACTGGGGATCCCGGCAAGGGGAGCTGCTCCTTGGTGATCAGAGACGCGCAGAGGGAGGATGAGGCATGGTACTTCTTTCGGGTGGAGAGAGGAAGCTATGTGAGATATAATTTCATGAACAATGGGTTCTTTCTAAAAGTAACAG CCCTGACTCAGAAGCCTGATGTCTACACCCCCGAGACCCTGGAGCCCGGGCAGCCGGTGACGGTCATCTGTGTGTTTAACTGGGCTTTCAAGAAATGTCCAGCCCCTTCTTTCTCCTGGACGGGGGCTGCCCTCTCCCCCAGAAGAACCAGACCAAGCACCTCCCACTTCTCAGTGCTCAGCTTCACACCCAGCCCCCAGGACCACGACACCGACCTCACCTGCCATGTGGACTTCTCCAGAAAGGGTGTGAGCGCACAGAGGACCGTCGGACTCCGTTTGGCCT ACGCCCCCAAAGACCTTATTATCAGCATTTCACATGACAACACGTCAG CCCTGGAACTCCAGGGAAACGTCATATATCTGGAAGTTCAGAAAGGCCAGTTCCTGCGGCTCCTCTGTGCTGCTGACAGCCAGCCCCCTGCCACGCTGAGCTGGATCCTGCAGGACAGAGTCCTCTCCTCGTCCCACCCCTGGGGCCCCAGAACCCTGGGGCTGGAGCTGCCCGGAGTGAAGGCTGGGGATTCAGGGCGCTACACCTGCCGAGCGGAGAACAGGCTTGGCTCTCAGCAGCGAGCCCTGGACCTCTCTGTGCAGT ATCCTCCAGAGAacctgagagtgatggtttcccaAGCAAACAGGACAG TCCTGGAAAACCTCGGGAACGGCACATCCCTCCGGGTCCTGGAGGGCCAAAGCCTGCGCCTGGTCTGTGTCACCCACAGCAGCCCCCCAGCCAGGCTGAGCTGGACCTGGGGGGAACAGACCGTGGGCCCCTCCCAGCCCTCAGACCCTGGGGTCCTGGAGCTGCCTCGGGTTCAAATGGAGCACGAAGGAGAGTTCACCTGCTACGGTTGGCACCCGCTGGGCTCCCAGCGCGTCTCTCTCAGCTTCTCCGTGCACT GCAAATCAGGGCCCATGACAGGGGTGGTTCTGGTGGCTGTTGGGGAGGTGGCTATGAAGATCCtgcttctctgcctctgcctcatcctcctcag AGTGAGGTCTTGCAGGAGGAAGGCAGCAAGGGCAGCATTGGGCATGGAGGCTGCAGACGCCGTCACGGACTCATCTCCAG ACTCCAGACTGCTTCCAGATGCCTCCTCATCCAGTTCCTCCACAGTCTGA
- the LOC748368 gene encoding sialic acid-binding Ig-like lectin 16 isoform X1: MVTAPPPGFLPEEFPSQPGWPRSQMVLGQAQPQSPEMLLLPLLLPVLGAGSLNKDPSYSLQVQRQVPVPEGLCVIVSCNLSYPRDGWDESTAAYGYWFKRWTSPKTGAPVATNNQSREVEMSTRDRFQLTGDPGKGSCSLVIRDAQREDEAWYFFRVERGSYVRYNFMNNGFFLKVTALTQKPDVYTPETLEPGQPVTVICVFNWAFKKCPAPSFSWTGAALSPRRTRPSTSHFSVLSFTPSPQDHDTDLTCHVDFSRKGVSAQRTVGLRLAYAPKDLIISISHDNTSALELQGNVIYLEVQKGQFLRLLCAADSQPPATLSWILQDRVLSSSHPWGPRTLGLELPGVKAGDSGRYTCRAENRLGSQQRALDLSVQYPPENLRVMVSQANRTVLENLGNGTSLRVLEGQSLRLVCVTHSSPPARLSWTWGEQTVGPSQPSDPGVLELPRVQMEHEGEFTCYGWHPLGSQRVSLSFSVHCKSGPMTGVVLVAVGEVAMKILLLCLCLILLRVRSCRRKAARAALGMEAADAVTDSSPGECRGPLTLQHPAGHLPLDGPKDCSTQLGHN; this comes from the exons ATGGTCACTGCCCCTCCACCAGGCTTCCTGCCGGAGGAGTTTCCTTCCCAGCCAGGCTGGCCCAGAAGCCAGATGGTCCTGGGACAGGCCCAGCCCCAGAGCCCAGAGAtgctgctgctgcccctgctgcTGCCCGTGCTGGGGGCGG GGTCCCTGAACAAGGATCCCAGTTACAGTCTTCAAGTGCAGAGGCAGGTGCCGGTGCCGGAGGGCTTGTGTGTCATCGTGTCTTGCAACCTCTCCTACCCCCGGGATGGCTGGGACGAGTCTACTGCTGCTTATGGCTACTGGTTCAAACGATGGACCAGCCCAAAGACGGGTGCTCCTGTGGCCACAAACAACCAGAGTCGAGAGGTGGAAATGAGCACCCGGGACCGATTCCAGCTCACTGGGGATCCCGGCAAGGGGAGCTGCTCCTTGGTGATCAGAGACGCGCAGAGGGAGGATGAGGCATGGTACTTCTTTCGGGTGGAGAGAGGAAGCTATGTGAGATATAATTTCATGAACAATGGGTTCTTTCTAAAAGTAACAG CCCTGACTCAGAAGCCTGATGTCTACACCCCCGAGACCCTGGAGCCCGGGCAGCCGGTGACGGTCATCTGTGTGTTTAACTGGGCTTTCAAGAAATGTCCAGCCCCTTCTTTCTCCTGGACGGGGGCTGCCCTCTCCCCCAGAAGAACCAGACCAAGCACCTCCCACTTCTCAGTGCTCAGCTTCACACCCAGCCCCCAGGACCACGACACCGACCTCACCTGCCATGTGGACTTCTCCAGAAAGGGTGTGAGCGCACAGAGGACCGTCGGACTCCGTTTGGCCT ACGCCCCCAAAGACCTTATTATCAGCATTTCACATGACAACACGTCAG CCCTGGAACTCCAGGGAAACGTCATATATCTGGAAGTTCAGAAAGGCCAGTTCCTGCGGCTCCTCTGTGCTGCTGACAGCCAGCCCCCTGCCACGCTGAGCTGGATCCTGCAGGACAGAGTCCTCTCCTCGTCCCACCCCTGGGGCCCCAGAACCCTGGGGCTGGAGCTGCCCGGAGTGAAGGCTGGGGATTCAGGGCGCTACACCTGCCGAGCGGAGAACAGGCTTGGCTCTCAGCAGCGAGCCCTGGACCTCTCTGTGCAGT ATCCTCCAGAGAacctgagagtgatggtttcccaAGCAAACAGGACAG TCCTGGAAAACCTCGGGAACGGCACATCCCTCCGGGTCCTGGAGGGCCAAAGCCTGCGCCTGGTCTGTGTCACCCACAGCAGCCCCCCAGCCAGGCTGAGCTGGACCTGGGGGGAACAGACCGTGGGCCCCTCCCAGCCCTCAGACCCTGGGGTCCTGGAGCTGCCTCGGGTTCAAATGGAGCACGAAGGAGAGTTCACCTGCTACGGTTGGCACCCGCTGGGCTCCCAGCGCGTCTCTCTCAGCTTCTCCGTGCACT GCAAATCAGGGCCCATGACAGGGGTGGTTCTGGTGGCTGTTGGGGAGGTGGCTATGAAGATCCtgcttctctgcctctgcctcatcctcctcag AGTGAGGTCTTGCAGGAGGAAGGCAGCAAGGGCAGCATTGGGCATGGAGGCTGCAGACGCCGTCACGGACTCATCTCCAGGTGAGTGTCGTGGGCCTCTTACCCTCCAACATCCCGCTGGACACCTCCCCCTCGATGGCCCCAAGGACTGCTCCACTCAACTTGGCCATAACTAA
- the LOC748368 gene encoding sialic acid-binding Ig-like lectin 11 isoform X3, with translation MVTAPPPGFLPEEFPSQPGWPRSQMVLGQAQPQSPEMLLLPLLLPVLGAGSLNKDPSYSLQVQRQVPVPEGLCVIVSCNLSYPRDGWDESTAAYGYWFKRWTSPKTGAPVATNNQSREVEMSTRDRFQLTGDPGKGSCSLVIRDAQREDEAWYFFRVERGSYVRYNFMNNGFFLKVTALTQKPDVYTPETLEPGQPVTVICVFNWAFKKCPAPSFSWTGAALSPRRTRPSTSHFSVLSFTPSPQDHDTDLTCHVDFSRKGVSAQRTVGLRLAYAPKDLIISISHDNTSALELQGNVIYLEVQKGQFLRLLCAADSQPPATLSWILQDRVLSSSHPWGPRTLGLELPGVKAGDSGRYTCRAENRLGSQQRALDLSVQYPPENLRVMVSQANRTVLENLGNGTSLRVLEGQSLRLVCVTHSSPPARLSWTWGEQTVGPSQPSDPGVLELPRVQMEHEGEFTCYGWHPLGSQRVSLSFSVH, from the exons ATGGTCACTGCCCCTCCACCAGGCTTCCTGCCGGAGGAGTTTCCTTCCCAGCCAGGCTGGCCCAGAAGCCAGATGGTCCTGGGACAGGCCCAGCCCCAGAGCCCAGAGAtgctgctgctgcccctgctgcTGCCCGTGCTGGGGGCGG GGTCCCTGAACAAGGATCCCAGTTACAGTCTTCAAGTGCAGAGGCAGGTGCCGGTGCCGGAGGGCTTGTGTGTCATCGTGTCTTGCAACCTCTCCTACCCCCGGGATGGCTGGGACGAGTCTACTGCTGCTTATGGCTACTGGTTCAAACGATGGACCAGCCCAAAGACGGGTGCTCCTGTGGCCACAAACAACCAGAGTCGAGAGGTGGAAATGAGCACCCGGGACCGATTCCAGCTCACTGGGGATCCCGGCAAGGGGAGCTGCTCCTTGGTGATCAGAGACGCGCAGAGGGAGGATGAGGCATGGTACTTCTTTCGGGTGGAGAGAGGAAGCTATGTGAGATATAATTTCATGAACAATGGGTTCTTTCTAAAAGTAACAG CCCTGACTCAGAAGCCTGATGTCTACACCCCCGAGACCCTGGAGCCCGGGCAGCCGGTGACGGTCATCTGTGTGTTTAACTGGGCTTTCAAGAAATGTCCAGCCCCTTCTTTCTCCTGGACGGGGGCTGCCCTCTCCCCCAGAAGAACCAGACCAAGCACCTCCCACTTCTCAGTGCTCAGCTTCACACCCAGCCCCCAGGACCACGACACCGACCTCACCTGCCATGTGGACTTCTCCAGAAAGGGTGTGAGCGCACAGAGGACCGTCGGACTCCGTTTGGCCT ACGCCCCCAAAGACCTTATTATCAGCATTTCACATGACAACACGTCAG CCCTGGAACTCCAGGGAAACGTCATATATCTGGAAGTTCAGAAAGGCCAGTTCCTGCGGCTCCTCTGTGCTGCTGACAGCCAGCCCCCTGCCACGCTGAGCTGGATCCTGCAGGACAGAGTCCTCTCCTCGTCCCACCCCTGGGGCCCCAGAACCCTGGGGCTGGAGCTGCCCGGAGTGAAGGCTGGGGATTCAGGGCGCTACACCTGCCGAGCGGAGAACAGGCTTGGCTCTCAGCAGCGAGCCCTGGACCTCTCTGTGCAGT ATCCTCCAGAGAacctgagagtgatggtttcccaAGCAAACAGGACAG TCCTGGAAAACCTCGGGAACGGCACATCCCTCCGGGTCCTGGAGGGCCAAAGCCTGCGCCTGGTCTGTGTCACCCACAGCAGCCCCCCAGCCAGGCTGAGCTGGACCTGGGGGGAACAGACCGTGGGCCCCTCCCAGCCCTCAGACCCTGGGGTCCTGGAGCTGCCTCGGGTTCAAATGGAGCACGAAGGAGAGTTCACCTGCTACGGTTGGCACCCGCTGGGCTCCCAGCGCGTCTCTCTCAGCTTCTCCGTGCACT AG